The Methanomassiliicoccales archaeon DNA segment TCATCTGCCAAGACCAGCGGAATTGCGCAGATCGCCAGCGATTTGAAGCCTTTTGATCTTCTGAGTTCATTGATTTTTCTCCCTGTTCCCGCAGTCCTTACCGACGCGACAAGAATCTCGAGGTCAGGGTCATTGACCGCTGAGCCGTAGGGATCTTCAAGGATTTCCACTCGCCATTTCTTATTCTTCGTCGAAAGGTATTCTTGGAGCTGTTTGATACGATCCTCAAGAGCGATCAGCTTCTTCCTGCCAACGGATGCAAAGGTGTCAGAAGTAATTCCTACGACAACCTCATCGCCGAGGGCAAAGGCCTTGTCCAAGAGGGCTTTGTGTCCCCTATGCAAGACGTTAAATGTGCCGCCGACAGCAACTTTCATTATGGCATCGCCATTACAAGGAGAGCGACAATTAGAATAATAAAGGTAACAACATATAAGACGAGAAGCTGCCTTTTCTTCTTCTTGAGAAGCTCTTCCCCTTCTTTCGTGCATTCGGTCGAACAGTAATCACCCTTGCCAATAAACGCCTTACCGCACTGATGGCAGTGCTTGTGCTGTGGAATTTTTTCGACGACCATTGATCCCTAACTATCCAATTCCACATTTAAACCTTACCAGGTTTCATTCTAAGAAAGTAAGCGCCTGTCGAGCTCGTTATTGACGATGGTTATGCAGTGATCTGCGTGGTAGCTGACAGGGCCTACGCTTACTTTTCTCGGCGAATAATTCATGAGCAGCTCCTCTTCCTCCGCAGTCAGATCCTGATCATCACTCAATACGAAGCTCACATTTTCTGGCAAACTGCAAGCTCTAATATCGTCGCCGTCCTCTTTGAGGTATACTATCTCGCTGTCCTTTGAAATAAGCGTAAGAACATCAATGTAAGATCGGTTTGACGCATAAATCCCTGGAGAGCAGCGCTCTTCCATCGTTATCTTCTGCAGCAAGGCGTTCCTTACGAGGGCTCCAGTACTCCTTTCGTCTGGATTGAGGTACTTAAGCTCAGATCCAACAAATCTCAAAGTCTTCGGCGGGCTAGGAGGTCCGAGGAGAATGAGATAGACCTCCACGTCCTTTCTAAGGTTGTGGGATAAGAAAAATGCTGAATTAATGCAGCGCAGAAGCACATCTAGACGCCCCGTGCCTCCCGTGAGATCGTCGAGCTTAAAATTGCCTGAGGTCGTGGCCCTGTGGCCGATGACAACGAATCTTCTCATTCCTGCACCTCAAGATCGCTCGATTGCAGCTGTTTCAGAAGCTGCTTTCTCAGCTTTCTATTACCGAGAAATCCCTTTACCGCTTTCTTTGACATGTTATACTGTTTCAGCAGCTCCCTCACATCTTTTGGATCAGCGCCCGATCCTCTTGCAATCCTCATGATCCTTGAGGATTTGATGATCTTTGGATCTTCGAGCTCCTCCTCTGTCATCGAGTCCATGATGACTCTGTATTTCCACAACCTGTGCTGCGATTCCTCAATGTTCACTTTATCAGACAGACCAGGCATACCTGGAAGCATGGAAACGAGCTTTTTCAGCGGACCCATGCTGTTCACCATCTTGATCTGTTCGTACATCTCTTTAAGTGTGAAGCGACCGCTCATGATCTTCTTTGTGGTCTCGAGCGCCTGCTCTTCTGTCATCGTTTCCTTTGCCGTTTCGATGAGCGCTTTGATATCGCCCATGCCAAGCAGCCTTGATACAAAGCGCGCAGGATCGAAGGGCTCGAGATCTTCGAGATGCTCCCCAGTTCCTATGAAAACTATCGGTGCTTTTGTCTGCGACACCGCGCTGAGTGCGCCGCCACCTTTAGCTGTGCCATCGAGCTTCGTTAATATGACGCTCGTGATGCCGACAGCATCGTGAAACGCTTTCGCCTGAGGACCTGCTTGCTGGCCTGTAGCGGCATCGAGCACAAGAATTTTCTCCTTTGGTTCTGCAACCGCAGCAACCTCCTTTATTTCTCTGATGAGGTCGTCTTCGAGTGAGTGCCTTCCTGAGGTATCGATGATGATGACGTTCGTTCCTGCAAACTGCCTCATTCCTTCCTTTACAATCTTCACGGCATTCTTCTCTTCGGGATTTCCATAAACGGGGACGCCGATTTTCTCGCCAATCTGCTTCAACTGGTCGTATGCGGCTGGTCTGTGGACATCAGCAGCGATAAGACCTACTCTTAACCCTTTCTTGTGAAAATACCTTGCAATCTTCCCCGCGGTGGTCGTCTTTCCTTGGCCGTAGAGGCCTACCATCATAATAACCTGATCGGCGAGCGGCAGCGTTTTCGACTCGCCAAGCAGCTTTACAAGCTCTTCATAGATGATCTTGATGACGTGCTCTCTAGAGCTCATGCCGGGGGCCGGCTTTTCTGTGAGCGCCCGCCGCTCCACTTCTTTCGTGATTTCAAGCACGAGCTTGACGTTCACATCAGCTTGCAACAGCGCTCGCTGAATGTCTTTGTTCACATCTTTCACAAGCGCGCTGTCAACGTTGCTCGAATTGGCAATTTTTTTAAGCGCGTCTCTCAGTGATCGTCCAAGTCCCTCCAGAACCATCGGGATGCACCTGCTCTATCGAATACCGTAATTCTATTAATTCTTGTTGGAGGGTAATTTGAGAACTTTCTTCATAGCAGTGCTCAACGGTGAAAGCAAAAAAGGGATGGGAAGGGCTAGCCTTGTCAGAAGGGATGGGATGCACTCTAACAACTAGCCCAGTATTCCCGTTCTCTTTTATGAGAGTAATACTATTTAAGATTTTTGATGATTAACACTGTATCACACACCTTATAGTCGATCTGAAAAGCGATCAAACAGTATGACTCTGACACGAATATCTAGATAGAACCAGATCTTTAGAGGTATCCTGATTTCTGAAGGGCCATGATGTCCTCCGTGCTCAATTTTTCTCCCCTCTTGAAGCGCTCGAAAATTTCTTCGGCCATCTTCATCGCAGAAGACTCCTCTTTCTTCTTGCGTGCTTTTCTCGCTTTCTGCTTCAATCCCGTGATGATCTTATCGTAATCGTGAACCTGCTTAATGCATTCGATGTGCTTTCTGTGTTCTTCGTCCGCCTTTAGCTTGGTTTCGATGAATTTCTCTTGCGCCTCGTCCGCCTCTTTGCGCAGCTTGTCCGCCTGCTCATAGAGTTCTATCATCTTATCGTGGGCCTCTTGAGCCTTCTCCGCCAATTCTGCAACCATTTTGTGATACATTTCTGCCTTTTCCCTTGCTTCCTTCAATTCCTTGACGGCGTTCTTAATCTCCAAATTTTGCTCAAGCGCCTTTTCTCTTTCTCTGATTTGCGCCTGGACTTGGGAGATCATTTCGATGAGCTCTCTCTCCTTTTCAGGCGTGAGAACGGAAGTCATCTGTTTAAATTCAAGGTTTTTTAGCTCCCTCTTGAGCCTAGAAATAGGTGGCCCATTTTTCGGCAAATTTTCTTTCTTGAGTTTTGTAACCTTTTCATTGAGCTCGCTTACTTTTTTATTCCAGATATCCCTGTTCTCCTTTGCTTCTTTTACCTGCGCGTTCAGAGAATCGCGCATTTCCCTGTACTTCGAAGCCTCCTCGACGAGCTCTTTTACTTTTGAGTTCAACTGATCTCTTTTTTCTACCCACTCCTTCGTCTTTTCATTAAGCTCGTCACGAAGCCGCCGATGCCTTTCTGCCTCAGTATTCGCAATTTGCCGTTTGTTCTCGAGCTCCTCCAGGAGTTCTGTCATAAAGCCACACTCAACCAACCAAATGTACGGGTAAGACGGCATCGAGATAATGACTTTTCCTTATAATCCTTTCGCCACATGCGGAATCTGGAAAACTCTCCGAGGAAACTGCTCTCCGTTGCTTTTGCACTTTTATAAGAACAAAATAGTTACATAGCCTATCAGAATATGGATACTGTTCATTCTAATGCATTGCTAAAGGATACGGCAGTATCTCCTTCCTCCTAGGACAAAACACTCTTCCAATGATTGGAAGGTTCTTTATTTCTCATTAACTAGCATATGGGTACCAGTTATTAAATCAATTTCATATACGGCACAAGAAAAAAGGGATAAGTGTGACAACCGATAGATCATCGCTAGATCTCATTTTTCAAGGTCCTCGCAATCACCATCATCGAGCGATCTGAATTCGATGTCGTGCCATTCATCACCATACCTGTTTCCGCCTTCTGATCTCACTTGGAATTTCACGCGGAATTTGCCATTCTCATAAAAGAGATAGGCATTCTTGAGGGTCGACTTGTAAAAACCTACTCTCTTCCCGGACTGCGTGAGCTTTCTCTCCGTGCACTCAAGAAGTCCAACGTTTTGCAGGTCTCTAATTCTGCGGTAACAGGCGGCGATGGGAATCCCAAATTTTTCTGAAATTTCCTGCGCTGACCTCGAAATCCTCGCTGTTGCTACGAGAATTTTTATCGCATATTCATCTGTCAGTAGCTGCGAGGTTTTCAGAAGGTCTATGTTGCTCCCCTCCGCACGCATTTTGATCGAGTATCCTGAAACAAATATGACCGTGAAGATAAAACATTTTTTATTCAGCATCTTTAGATTACGGTAATCTCAGCTTACTTCAGTAATCGAAACTCATAAAATCGCATTCTCACTTCAACTTTATGGAGAAGTGAGATATTCATATCAGTGTATCCAGATTCAAAAAGTAGTCAACAGTCCTTATGGAATGCGTTGTTACTTATTCTAGGAAAACTACAAAATTCAAATTCCAGCTTCTTCCAGAATTTTCGATATGCACACGCAAAATTCATCGAGTCCAAAAAATGTTAAATGCGATCGACCAGAATGTGCATGTAGACGGCTAAATTGCAATCAAATGATCGGCAGAAGTCTAAGAATCGGAACTCTCTCGGATTCTTCGAATTCGATCGCAAAATAAGGTGTGTGCGGCTTGATGCCAGAGAATACGATTGTGCCATCAATGTTCTCGAATTGGACGTGCACCTGGGATTGATGCGCCAAGGCAGAAAGTGATGCCGACTTATCGGTAGCCTCTGCAATCACAATGTTGTTGTGGCGCCTCATTCTCTCGATAAATGAGTGCATCTGGCGCATCACATCGTTCCCATACTGCGCCTCCAACGCATCACAACCGAGCAAAGCGACAAAGGGATTGAGTGCGGCTGAAAGACCGTAAGTAATGGAGTCCCACCTGAAATCGTTGGCCGCGTCATTCCCCTCGATTGTACTCACGAAGGAACATCTCTCATCCCCCGCCAGTGTGAGGATCCTCAAGCATCCCGAAATAGCATCCGAAGGAACACCCCATCGCATTTGCCGTTCAAGTGCTGTGCAATCAACTGATTGCAGGGGGTACCACACGACGCCTCTCTTCTTTAAAAGAAAATCGAATACGAGAAGCAGGTCAACAACCCTAATGAAATCCGGTGGCACATCTGGGCCAATTTCCATCAGTACGAGCCCGCCTCGAGGCAGACCCCCAATGACTCTGTCTATATCGCTACTTCCTGCTGATACTCTCTTCTCATTGGGATCCTCAACTGGTAGATGCTTCCTGATGCTTTCCGGTCTGATGATCTCGGTCTCTCCGAATGCCTTCAAGCGCCCGTCTGCGAGCGTAAAGAGGTAGCGCCATCTCACTATGCTCGAGCCCCTCAACTTTTCAATAACTAGATACCTTAGCCTTCTTCCCTTTCTTTCCTCACTCTTAAGTATGACAACGCCATCGCCCAGATAGTCGATCTGGGTTTTCCCAGCGCTTTCGAGGACGTAAATGACATTGGTTCCTGAGTGATCTACAAGGTCCTTCTGAAGCGTGTTAACGATCCTGTTCGACTGGATTCCATACTTTTCTGAGAGGCCGTCAATGCTATCGATGATCACGAGTGTTCTCCTTGGAAGATTGGATTCTGCAAGATCGTAAGCGAGTTCAAGCTCAGGAAGCAACGTACCAAGGTCAAGTATGATCGACCCGTCCACGAACTCAGCGCTGCCCGTCTCACCTTCTTCCGCGATCTCCCCAGATTCGATTTGACCTTCGAGTTTTTGAAGTTCTGATCGCACAACCGTCGGAACTGATTCGGAGCGCGAAAGAACTTTAAGAAGTTCCATCGCGGCTCTCAGCGTCGCATCTTTCCTACATTCTTCCTTTTCTGCGACCGGGACATGCGTTTTCTTCAGGAATGTCCTGCTCGCCCTAAGAATGCTGTCCCTTCTCGTCCTTTCTCTCAGCCAAGGAAATTGGCGGTAAAGGGCATCATCAGAGACCCTCGATGACAGATAATAATTGGCCTGCTCTTCCATAAGTTCCTCGACAATTTGAAGTGCCATCGTAGTCTTTCCTGTTCCCGCCTCTCCTTTAATGATGAGGGAATGACCTCCCTCTGCTCTTAGGAAATCAAGGATTTCCCTTGGAATCCCTCTTGATTTTGTGTCTACAATCAATCCAAACGCCTGGTAGAGATATTGATGGGACTTCTTTTAAGCATTTTTCGATCGCGCTTAATCGGATTTCTGAAAATTGCATATAGTAAACATGATAACTATTCCGAAATGCCGTTGGTCATTTCAATTGGTTGCCTCAATGAAAGATTAATAACAACAAATCATTATCTCTTATCAACAAACGCCATGGTTTGTACAACCCGATTTCCCGGATTTATCCCCCTGAAGAAAAAAGTGATGAGTCGCGAAGATCATGCGGGGATATTCCCTTAAATATCTGAAGATTCGAGGAATGATTCAATGTTGCTGTGCCCCCTTGACTACCGCTATGGGCGGAAGGCCATGAAGTCGATTTTCAGTGAGGAGAACAGGCTGAGAATGCAGCTTTTGGTCGAAGCCTCTTTGGCCAAAGCCCATGCTCGTGTCGGCAATATTCCAGAAGATATGGCTAAAATCATCGTTAGCTGCGCTACATTAGATTGCGTCAAATTAGACAGGGTAAAAGCAATTGAGTTGGAGACGAAGCACGATATTATGGCGATGGTCAGGGCGCTCGCAGAAGCCTGCGGTGACGCGGGAAAGTATGTCCACCTCGGTGCAACATCTAATGACATTATCGATACGGCGACCGCACTGCAAATGAAGGAAGCGCTTGGAATCATCGAAAAGGATCTCGTAGAGTTGATCGAGATTTTTGCCAAACTCGCAAAAAAACACAGGACGACAGTCATGGTCGGGAGGACGCACGGTCAGTTCGCCGTACCGACGACCTTCGGATTCAAAGTCGCCGGCTACTTGATGGAAATGATGAGACACTACGAGCGGCTTACTGACATTAAGAAGCGGGTATGCGTTGGCAAGATGTCTGGCGCTGTAGGAACTGGAGCAGCCCTGGGCTCTAAATTCTTTGAAATCCAGGAAGATGTCATGCGCGATCTTGGGCTCGAGTTTGAGGAAGCGGCGACTCAAATTGTGTGCAGGGATCGGTATGCTGAACTCATCTGTCTCATGGCTCAGATATGCACTTCCTGCGAGAGGTATGCGACCGAAGTGAGGAATCTCCAGCGTTCGGAGATACAGGAAGTAGCTGAGGCGTTCGATGTTGAAAAGCAAATAGGCAGCTCGACGATGGCGCAGAAGAAAAATCCAGTGGTGTCGGAGAATATCTGCGGCCTCGCAAGGATCGTGAGATCATTTGTTGTTCCATCGTTTGAAAACATGATCCTATGGCACGAGCGAGACTTGACAAATTCGAGCGCGGAGCGGTTCATCCTTCCGCACGTGCTTGTGCTCACCGATGATATACTGGCGAAGACCACAGATGTCTTTGCGCATCTGATAGTCAGATCGGATAAAATGAAAGAAAACTTGGAGAAATCGAAGGGACTCATCATGGCCGAAGCAGTCATGATCGAGCTGGTGCGTCGCGGTATGGGGCGGCAGGAGGCACACGCACTCGTGAGGGAATGCAGCCTTGAAGCTGAAGAAAAAGGTGTTCATCTGAAAAAGGCTTTGCTTTCTCGGAAGGAGATACGATCTCTTATTGATGAAAAGGAGCTAGATCGGGTGATGGCGCCTGAGAATTATTTGGGGAAAGCGCCCGAGATCGTGGACCGTGTAGTTAAGACGGCGGAACAATTCCTCAGCAAACTGGTATAGAGGAATTCATTACTTATTTATCGCAATGTTGGGCATAGAGATTTTTCAATTATTGATAGAGGAAAGCATTAAATTCGGGATTTTATTATGGGTTGCTGGGCCGATAGATCAGTGGAAGTGCATTGGTGCACCGCTATAGATCGCCGCCTTCGCAAGGCGGAGGCCGTGGGTTCAAATCCCACTCGGTCCACTAACAACGCTGGCTTTCTCAAAAAGTGCTCGACTTAGTGTGTTATCATTTCCTATCAACTCGCCTTTCTCCTTTGAAACGATTAACGGGGGACTTGACTGATATGGCTACAATGTAAAATTTCCTAGATTCATTGAATCTCGATGTTAAATCCTCCCATTATGAAGAGTTAGATAAGAATGTTTTTGGTTTTAATATTATGTTATTCATAACATCATCGTTCAATATCAAGACAGCAAAAGGGGAGAGAATTACCTGCGAAAGAGGGTGCGCAATAAATATACGATTGGCTTTCTGAAAGTAAGAGTAGAGTAGAATGATTGCCATCTCCTTGTCGGTGGGGGGTAGAGAAGTACTATGGGCCCGAGGTCTGTGTTCTGAAATTTCTAGCTAGTGCCTTTAAAGTGAGAAATAAATTGCATATCTAAGATTCCTGGAAAAAAGTTCTTTGGGCACGATGAGCATTCTTTTTGTGAATATACAAACCTGAATCCACCTACATTTTGTGCGTCTTGCAAACAGGAATCTTGTTCCATGATATTCTTACATGTTTGTAAGATGATCTTGGTTGATCAATAATGGCGCAAGTGAATACTCAAAAAATGCGTAGCCAGATTATTCAGTTTCATTAAGATGGCAAAA contains these protein-coding regions:
- the trmY gene encoding tRNA (pseudouridine(54)-N(1))-methyltransferase TrmY — encoded protein: MRRFVVIGHRATTSGNFKLDDLTGGTGRLDVLLRCINSAFFLSHNLRKDVEVYLILLGPPSPPKTLRFVGSELKYLNPDERSTGALVRNALLQKITMEERCSPGIYASNRSYIDVLTLISKDSEIVYLKEDGDDIRACSLPENVSFVLSDDQDLTAEEEELLMNYSPRKVSVGPVSYHADHCITIVNNELDRRLLS
- the gvpD gene encoding gas vesicle protein GvpD P-loop domain-containing protein; translated protein: MIVDTKSRGIPREILDFLRAEGGHSLIIKGEAGTGKTTMALQIVEELMEEQANYYLSSRVSDDALYRQFPWLRERTRRDSILRASRTFLKKTHVPVAEKEECRKDATLRAAMELLKVLSRSESVPTVVRSELQKLEGQIESGEIAEEGETGSAEFVDGSIILDLGTLLPELELAYDLAESNLPRRTLVIIDSIDGLSEKYGIQSNRIVNTLQKDLVDHSGTNVIYVLESAGKTQIDYLGDGVVILKSEERKGRRLRYLVIEKLRGSSIVRWRYLFTLADGRLKAFGETEIIRPESIRKHLPVEDPNEKRVSAGSSDIDRVIGGLPRGGLVLMEIGPDVPPDFIRVVDLLLVFDFLLKKRGVVWYPLQSVDCTALERQMRWGVPSDAISGCLRILTLAGDERCSFVSTIEGNDAANDFRWDSITYGLSAALNPFVALLGCDALEAQYGNDVMRQMHSFIERMRRHNNIVIAEATDKSASLSALAHQSQVHVQFENIDGTIVFSGIKPHTPYFAIEFEESERVPILRLLPII
- a CDS encoding winged helix-turn-helix domain-containing protein, yielding MLNKKCFIFTVIFVSGYSIKMRAEGSNIDLLKTSQLLTDEYAIKILVATARISRSAQEISEKFGIPIAACYRRIRDLQNVGLLECTERKLTQSGKRVGFYKSTLKNAYLFYENGKFRVKFQVRSEGGNRYGDEWHDIEFRSLDDGDCEDLEK
- the purB gene encoding adenylosuccinate lyase; the encoded protein is MLLCPLDYRYGRKAMKSIFSEENRLRMQLLVEASLAKAHARVGNIPEDMAKIIVSCATLDCVKLDRVKAIELETKHDIMAMVRALAEACGDAGKYVHLGATSNDIIDTATALQMKEALGIIEKDLVELIEIFAKLAKKHRTTVMVGRTHGQFAVPTTFGFKVAGYLMEMMRHYERLTDIKKRVCVGKMSGAVGTGAALGSKFFEIQEDVMRDLGLEFEEAATQIVCRDRYAELICLMAQICTSCERYATEVRNLQRSEIQEVAEAFDVEKQIGSSTMAQKKNPVVSENICGLARIVRSFVVPSFENMILWHERDLTNSSAERFILPHVLVLTDDILAKTTDVFAHLIVRSDKMKENLEKSKGLIMAEAVMIELVRRGMGRQEAHALVRECSLEAEEKGVHLKKALLSRKEIRSLIDEKELDRVMAPENYLGKAPEIVDRVVKTAEQFLSKLV
- a CDS encoding DUF2116 family Zn-ribbon domain-containing protein, with product MVVEKIPQHKHCHQCGKAFIGKGDYCSTECTKEGEELLKKKKRQLLVLYVVTFIILIVALLVMAMP
- a CDS encoding signal recognition particle protein Srp54, which translates into the protein MVLEGLGRSLRDALKKIANSSNVDSALVKDVNKDIQRALLQADVNVKLVLEITKEVERRALTEKPAPGMSSREHVIKIIYEELVKLLGESKTLPLADQVIMMVGLYGQGKTTTAGKIARYFHKKGLRVGLIAADVHRPAAYDQLKQIGEKIGVPVYGNPEEKNAVKIVKEGMRQFAGTNVIIIDTSGRHSLEDDLIREIKEVAAVAEPKEKILVLDAATGQQAGPQAKAFHDAVGITSVILTKLDGTAKGGGALSAVSQTKAPIVFIGTGEHLEDLEPFDPARFVSRLLGMGDIKALIETAKETMTEEQALETTKKIMSGRFTLKEMYEQIKMVNSMGPLKKLVSMLPGMPGLSDKVNIEESQHRLWKYRVIMDSMTEEELEDPKIIKSSRIMRIARGSGADPKDVRELLKQYNMSKKAVKGFLGNRKLRKQLLKQLQSSDLEVQE
- a CDS encoding coiled-coil protein yields the protein MPSYPYIWLVECGFMTELLEELENKRQIANTEAERHRRLRDELNEKTKEWVEKRDQLNSKVKELVEEASKYREMRDSLNAQVKEAKENRDIWNKKVSELNEKVTKLKKENLPKNGPPISRLKRELKNLEFKQMTSVLTPEKERELIEMISQVQAQIREREKALEQNLEIKNAVKELKEAREKAEMYHKMVAELAEKAQEAHDKMIELYEQADKLRKEADEAQEKFIETKLKADEEHRKHIECIKQVHDYDKIITGLKQKARKARKKKEESSAMKMAEEIFERFKRGEKLSTEDIMALQKSGYL